A single window of Nematostella vectensis chromosome 4, jaNemVect1.1, whole genome shotgun sequence DNA harbors:
- the LOC5511576 gene encoding SANT and BTB domain regulator of class switch recombination isoform X4 yields the protein MPGKLQPVAIKQRNQMLNKDYLVAMNICLTIKMKDLKVTHYRTREAIRETQVSLMHTLRRFTTLHLYIQAHKVKQDFTCPRDLLIREMRYFAEYLSVEAQRWEEVDISVHCDVQIFDWLMKYVKKGLMEKGKKVDEKPPKLEPNNVISILISSDFLKMDNLVNDCISFCHENMSAIVSTPCNMNCINDKLVTRISELFNHNELDEVKDRKDKFKSKLFCKKIEELFDPNKTTICSPASACTMYRCSACHRLITQESQERLRCALSRMTIDHRGRVTFSHVRDPNWDVNEYIQGLREKFKSWRDVYWRLWGSVNILYCYRCGEYFPCCELGHCRYHTSSADFGSHKGTIVGVYPCCQQRVLPFDPTGQLAGCSHRDHRVSRNTPSPATANPSTEAANEEIKENIQTNEGSKIAEAGKAEQPPTVQPQGAEENQAVVNNPVVVDDLHNHRSLVVVPFQRLHSARLSEINVFGVEETAHSNQPRSTDLEVVSSVEKILGTTDSRQQASDAQSTISAIRRARSRAVQQRARKMRLPSREDTEHDTGEDEDQPESTDTEPEIKGPPKPRPPRKVTSASRRDFSTFKSYKWDPQRSSRWNQDAQREEDQKRMSELVTYLTRQRQHQAPQQEKDKQKMKEFAGGLYSKLEFQFRAAQTQVNNKPPIGSSLSFTGQRGRKQIVK from the exons ATGCCAGGGAAACTGCAGCCTGTGGCAATAAAACAGAGGAACCAAATGCTGAACAAAGATTACTTGGTGGCCATGAACATTTGTTTGACAATAAAG ATGAAAG ATCTGAAGGTAACTCACTACAGAACGAGAGAGGCAATCAG AGAAACACAAGTAAGCCTCATGCACACTCTGCGAAGGTTCACAACTCTGCATCTGTACATTCAAGCTCACAAGG tgaAACAGGATTTTACATGTCCAAGGGACTTGCTTATTCGTGAGATGCGATATTTTGCGGAGTACCTATCAGTAGAAGCACAGCGCTGGGAAGAGGTAGACATCTCAGTCCATTGTGATGTTCAGATATTTGATTGGCTGATGAAGTATGTTAAAAAGGGGCTTAtggaaaaaggcaaaaaagtaGATGAAAAACCTCCTAAATTAG AGCCCAACAATGTGATATCTATACTGATATCGTCTGACTTTCTCAAAATGGATAACTTG GTGAATGATTGCATCAGCTTCTGTCATGAGAATATGTCTGCCATTGTCAGTACACCTTGTAACATGAATTGCATCAATGACAAGCTTGTAACAAG AATTTCCGAGCTGTTCAACCACAATGAGCTGGATGAAGTAAAAGATCGCAAAGATAAATTCAAAAG TAAATTGTTTTGTAAGAAGATAGAAGAGCTGTTTGACCCCAATAAGACGACCATCTGTAGTCCCGCTAGTGCCTGCACCATGTATAG ATGTTCAGCTTGCCACAGACTGAttacacaggaatcccaagagAGGCTGAGATGTGCACTAAGCAG GATGACGATTGATCACAGAGGGCGGGTGACATTCAGCCATGTCAG GGACCCTAATTGGGACGTGAATGAATACATCCAGGGATTAAGGGAAAAGTTTAAGTCTTGGAGAGATGTGTACTGGAG GTTGTGGGGCTCTGTAAATATTCTGTACTGCTATCGCTGCGGCGAATATTTTCCATGCTGCGAACTGGGTCACTGTCGTTACCATACCTCCAGCGCGGATTTCGGCAGCCACAAGGGTACCATTGTGGGCGTGTACCCGTGCTGTCAACAGAGAGTGCTTCCATTCGACCCGACTGGACAGCTGGCA GGGTGTAGTCACCGCGATCACCGGGTCAGCAGAAACACGCCTTCTCCAGCCACAGCGAACCCATCTACAGAGGCAGCGAACGAGGAGATCAAGGAGAACATCCAAACAAATG AGGGTTCCAAAATAGCAGAAGCCGGTAAAGCAGAGCAGCCACCCACCGTGCAGCCACAAGGTGCAGAGGAAAATCAAGCGGTTGTTAACAACCCTGTGGTGGTGGACGACCTACACAACCACCGCAGCTTAGTGGTCGTGCCTTTTCAGCGGCTTCACAGTGCAAG GTTATCAGAAATTAACGTTTTTGGAGTAGAAGAGACTGCACACTCTAACCAACCTCGTTCGACCGACCTCGAG GTTGTGAGCAGTGTGGAAAAAATCCTCGGCACTACTGACTCAAGGCAACAAGCGAGCGACGCACAATCG ACCATCTCCGCAATTAGGCGCGCCCGCAGTCGAGCCGTACAGCAGCGCGCTCGCAAGATGCGACTGCCTTCCCGAGAGGATACCGAACACGATACGGGCGAAGACGAGGACCAGCCGGAGTCTACCGACACAGAGCCTGAAATTAAAG GTCCTCCCAAGCCACGCCCTCCAAGAAAAGTGACGTCAGCATCTCGCCGGGA TTTCAGCACCTTTAAAAGCTATAAATGGGACCCGCAGCGCTCGTCTCGCTGGAACCAAGACGCACAAAGAGAAGAGG ACCAAAAGCGCATGAGTGAGCTGGTGACGTATCTTACACGACAAAGACAACACCAGGCACCGCAACAAGAGAAGGACAAGCAGAAAATGAAAGAG TTTGCAGGAGGGCTTTATTCAAAGCTGGAGTTCCAGTTTCGAGCTGCACAAACACAAGTCAACAATAAACCTCCTATTGGCAGCTCCTTGTCTTTTACAGG ACAACGGGGGCGTAAACAAATCGTCAAGTAA
- the LOC5511576 gene encoding SANT and BTB domain regulator of class switch recombination isoform X6: protein MARPNMVIHVCDESKNLKQDFTCPRDLLIREMRYFAEYLSVEAQRWEEVDISVHCDVQIFDWLMKYVKKGLMEKGKKVDEKPPKLEPNNVISILISSDFLKMDNLVNDCISFCHENMSAIVSTPCNMNCINDKLVTRISELFNHNELDEVKDRKDKFKSKLFCKKIEELFDPNKTTICSPASACTMYRCSACHRLITQESQERLRCALSRMTIDHRGRVTFSHVRDPNWDVNEYIQGLREKFKSWRDVYWRLWGSVNILYCYRCGEYFPCCELGHCRYHTSSADFGSHKGTIVGVYPCCQQRVLPFDPTGQLAGCSHRDHRVSRNTPSPATANPSTEAANEEIKENIQTNEGSKIAEAGKAEQPPTVQPQGAEENQAVVNNPVVVDDLHNHRSLVVVPFQRLHSARLSEINVFGVEETAHSNQPRSTDLEVVSSVEKILGTTDSRQQASDAQSTISAIRRARSRAVQQRARKMRLPSREDTEHDTGEDEDQPESTDTEPEIKGPPKPRPPRKVTSASRRDFSTFKSYKWDPQRSSRWNQDAQREEDQKRMSELVTYLTRQRQHQAPQQEKDKQKMKEFAGGLYSKLEFQFRAAQTQVNNKPPIGSSLSFTGQRGRKQIVK, encoded by the exons ATGGCAAG GCCAAATATGGTCATCCATGTTTGTGATGAAAGCAAAAACT tgaAACAGGATTTTACATGTCCAAGGGACTTGCTTATTCGTGAGATGCGATATTTTGCGGAGTACCTATCAGTAGAAGCACAGCGCTGGGAAGAGGTAGACATCTCAGTCCATTGTGATGTTCAGATATTTGATTGGCTGATGAAGTATGTTAAAAAGGGGCTTAtggaaaaaggcaaaaaagtaGATGAAAAACCTCCTAAATTAG AGCCCAACAATGTGATATCTATACTGATATCGTCTGACTTTCTCAAAATGGATAACTTG GTGAATGATTGCATCAGCTTCTGTCATGAGAATATGTCTGCCATTGTCAGTACACCTTGTAACATGAATTGCATCAATGACAAGCTTGTAACAAG AATTTCCGAGCTGTTCAACCACAATGAGCTGGATGAAGTAAAAGATCGCAAAGATAAATTCAAAAG TAAATTGTTTTGTAAGAAGATAGAAGAGCTGTTTGACCCCAATAAGACGACCATCTGTAGTCCCGCTAGTGCCTGCACCATGTATAG ATGTTCAGCTTGCCACAGACTGAttacacaggaatcccaagagAGGCTGAGATGTGCACTAAGCAG GATGACGATTGATCACAGAGGGCGGGTGACATTCAGCCATGTCAG GGACCCTAATTGGGACGTGAATGAATACATCCAGGGATTAAGGGAAAAGTTTAAGTCTTGGAGAGATGTGTACTGGAG GTTGTGGGGCTCTGTAAATATTCTGTACTGCTATCGCTGCGGCGAATATTTTCCATGCTGCGAACTGGGTCACTGTCGTTACCATACCTCCAGCGCGGATTTCGGCAGCCACAAGGGTACCATTGTGGGCGTGTACCCGTGCTGTCAACAGAGAGTGCTTCCATTCGACCCGACTGGACAGCTGGCA GGGTGTAGTCACCGCGATCACCGGGTCAGCAGAAACACGCCTTCTCCAGCCACAGCGAACCCATCTACAGAGGCAGCGAACGAGGAGATCAAGGAGAACATCCAAACAAATG AGGGTTCCAAAATAGCAGAAGCCGGTAAAGCAGAGCAGCCACCCACCGTGCAGCCACAAGGTGCAGAGGAAAATCAAGCGGTTGTTAACAACCCTGTGGTGGTGGACGACCTACACAACCACCGCAGCTTAGTGGTCGTGCCTTTTCAGCGGCTTCACAGTGCAAG GTTATCAGAAATTAACGTTTTTGGAGTAGAAGAGACTGCACACTCTAACCAACCTCGTTCGACCGACCTCGAG GTTGTGAGCAGTGTGGAAAAAATCCTCGGCACTACTGACTCAAGGCAACAAGCGAGCGACGCACAATCG ACCATCTCCGCAATTAGGCGCGCCCGCAGTCGAGCCGTACAGCAGCGCGCTCGCAAGATGCGACTGCCTTCCCGAGAGGATACCGAACACGATACGGGCGAAGACGAGGACCAGCCGGAGTCTACCGACACAGAGCCTGAAATTAAAG GTCCTCCCAAGCCACGCCCTCCAAGAAAAGTGACGTCAGCATCTCGCCGGGA TTTCAGCACCTTTAAAAGCTATAAATGGGACCCGCAGCGCTCGTCTCGCTGGAACCAAGACGCACAAAGAGAAGAGG ACCAAAAGCGCATGAGTGAGCTGGTGACGTATCTTACACGACAAAGACAACACCAGGCACCGCAACAAGAGAAGGACAAGCAGAAAATGAAAGAG TTTGCAGGAGGGCTTTATTCAAAGCTGGAGTTCCAGTTTCGAGCTGCACAAACACAAGTCAACAATAAACCTCCTATTGGCAGCTCCTTGTCTTTTACAGG ACAACGGGGGCGTAAACAAATCGTCAAGTAA